The DNA sequence GTATGTGTTCGAAGAGTAATTAACTGTATCAAATATGCAATCGACGAAAATAATAAGTGAGTGAACACAATTTCGGACAGCGATATGTATCATATAGACGgcaatgtaattaaaaaacggtgtaattgtttcagattttcttcATCGCACCTGCAGGATTCAAAAAAATGCGAGAACTATCGCTTCCCTCTCATCATTGCCTGAAACCCATCAAATGCTCTACAAAACAtgcaggtatgtatgtaccttacCAAAAGATCAGAAAAGTATTTATAGAATGTCTTTGAAAAGGTGAAATGTTTACCCAATTCGTATTTGAAATATCTCGCTCCTCCTGTTCATTTAGAGACTTTGCCGAAGCAGAGTTAAAACCAATTGCGGCGATGACTGATAGAGAACACCGTTACCCGGCAGATAAGATACAAAAGATGGGGGAGCTGGGTCTGATGGGTATAACAACTCCTGAAAGTCTAGGTGGAACTGGACTGGATTACCTAGCATATGCAATTGCCATGGAAGAGATATCGAGGGGTTGTGCAAGCGCTGGAGTTATAATGAGCGTAAACAATTCATTGTACTTGGGTCCGATAGAGAAATTTGGTAATCAGAagcaaaaagagaaatttatcACCGGTTTTACTAATGGTAAGAAGGTCGGTTGCTTTGCTCTGAGCGAACCAGGAAATGGCTCAGATGCTGGGGCTGCGTCGACAACTGCAAAGTTAGAAGGAGATACTTACATAATCAATGGCACCAAGTGCTGGATCACAAACGGATTCGAGTCCGAGGCTGTAGTTTTATTTGCCACCACAGACAAGTCTAAAAAACACAAAGGAATCAGTGCTGTGATTGCGCCAAAACCAATTAATGGCCTAAGCctaggaaaaaaagaagacaaactTGGAATTCGGGGTAGTAGCACGTGTTCTTTGATATTCGAAGACTGTGTTGTACCTGAAGAGAAT is a window from the Diprion similis isolate iyDipSimi1 chromosome 6, iyDipSimi1.1, whole genome shotgun sequence genome containing:
- the LOC124406639 gene encoding short-chain specific acyl-CoA dehydrogenase, mitochondrial, which translates into the protein MQSTKIINFLHRTCRIQKNARTIASLSSLPETHQMLYKTCRDFAEAELKPIAAMTDREHRYPADKIQKMGELGLMGITTPESLGGTGLDYLAYAIAMEEISRGCASAGVIMSVNNSLYLGPIEKFGNQKQKEKFITGFTNGKKVGCFALSEPGNGSDAGAASTTAKLEGDTYIINGTKCWITNGFESEAVVLFATTDKSKKHKGISAVIAPKPINGLSLGKKEDKLGIRGSSTCSLIFEDCVVPEENLLGKSGMGFKIAMMTLDAGRIGIASQALGIAQASLDCAMEYASKRIAFGKSILKLQAIQQKIADMSLKLDSARLLTWRASYLKDNNKPYTKEAAMAKLAASEAATFCAHQCIQILGGMGYVTDMPAERHYRDARITEIYEGTSEIQRLVIAGNLIKEYGFN